In the Longimicrobium sp. genome, GACTTTTCGTTCATCGGCGGGTCGATGGGGTCGGTCGTGGGCGAGAAGCTGGCGCGCGCCGGGTTGCGGGCGCTGGAGGGGCGCAAGCCGCTGATCATCATTTCGCAGTCGGGCGGAGCGCGGATGATGGAGGGGATCTTCAGCCTGATGCAGATGGCCAAGACCTCGGCCGTCCTCGCGCAGCTCCACGAGGAGGGGCTGCCCTACGTGTCGATCCTGACGGACCCCACTACCGGCGGCGTGACGGCGTCGTACGCCATGCTGGGCGACATCAATGTGGCCGAGCCCAACGCGCTGATCGGATTCGCGGGGCCGCGGGTGATCGAGCAGACCATCAAGCAGGAGCTGCCCGAAGGCTTCCAGCGCTCGGAGTTCCTGCTGGAGTTCGGCATGCTCGACGACATCATCGACCGCCGCAAGATGAAGCCGTACGTGTCGCGGATGCTGCGGCACATGATGGGGCTGCCCGCGTCGGAGGCGGCGCGGGCCTGGGAAGCGGCGTGACGCCCGACGATCCCGCCGCCTGGCTGTTCGCCCGCACCTCGGGCGGCATCCGCTGGGGGCTGGAACGGACGGAAGAACTGCTCGCCCGTGCGGACCATCCGCACCGGCGATTCGCTTCCGTGCACGTGGCGGGCACCAACGGCAAGGGCTCGGTATCGGCGCTGTGCGAATCCGCCCTGCGCGCCGCGCACCCGGGGCGGACGATCGGCCTCTACACCTCGCCCCACCTGGTGTCGTTCCGTGAGCGTATCCGCATCGGCGGGAGGGCTGTGGACGCGGACCTGCTGGCCGCGTGCGAGGCCCGGCTGCGTCCCGCCATCGAGCGGACGGAGGCCACCTTCTTCGAGGCCACCACGGCGCTCGCCTTTCTCTGCTTCGCCGAGGCGGGCGTGGACCTGGCCGTGGTGGAGGTCGGGCTGGGCGGGCGGCTCGATTCAACGAACGTAATCGACCCGCTTGCCGTCGCCGTCACCAACGTGGCGCGCGACCACACGGAGTACCTGGGCGAGTCGCTGGAAGAGATCGCGGCGGAGAAGGCGGGCGTCTTCAAGCCCGGCGTCCCCGCGATCACGGCGGAAACGGCGCCGGGGCCGCTGGATGTGCTGCGCCGGCGCGCGGCGGAGATCGGTTCGCCGCTGACGGAGCTGGACCGCGCGGCGCGCATCGCCGACGTCTCCCTCTCGCTCGAAGGAACCCGGTTCCGCCTGGAGTCGGAGCGCTGGGGGAGCCGCGAGGTTCGCATTCCGCTGATCGGGGCGCACCAGGCGCGGAATGCGGCGCTCGCGGCGGAACTGCTGGGACTCCTACCCGATGACGTCCGTCCTGGATGGGAGGCGATCGAGCGGGAGTTCGCGGAGGTGCGCTGGGCGGGGCGGATGCAGGTGGAGCGCATCCGTGGCGGCACGTGGATCTTCGACGTGGCGCACAACCCGGCGGGCGTGCAGGCGCTCTGCGATACGCTGGACCAGGTCGCGTTCGACCACCCGCTGATCGTGATCGCCGCGATCCTCGCGGACAAGGAGTGGGACGAGATGCTGCCGCCGCTGCTCGCCCGCGCGGACGCCGCCATCCTCACCACCGCGCCTACCGCGCCCGAGGGCCGCCGGTGGGACCCGGAGCACGTCGCGCGTTCGCTGGACGCGCAGATCCCCATCCGCGTGATCCCCGACCTTCCCGCCGCCCTGATGCGCGCAGAAACCAT is a window encoding:
- the accD gene encoding acetyl-CoA carboxylase, carboxyltransferase subunit beta produces the protein MAWFRKPKTRLQAADRRDLPGELWEKCPNCNDILYTQKLKENWNVCPSCAFHLRLSADGYVSLLIDEGTFTEFDADLRSADPLGFVDLKPYRDRLIAAERKSTHGDAVLTGDGELDAVPVSIGVMDFSFIGGSMGSVVGEKLARAGLRALEGRKPLIIISQSGGARMMEGIFSLMQMAKTSAVLAQLHEEGLPYVSILTDPTTGGVTASYAMLGDINVAEPNALIGFAGPRVIEQTIKQELPEGFQRSEFLLEFGMLDDIIDRRKMKPYVSRMLRHMMGLPASEAARAWEAA
- a CDS encoding folylpolyglutamate synthase/dihydrofolate synthase family protein; the protein is MTPDDPAAWLFARTSGGIRWGLERTEELLARADHPHRRFASVHVAGTNGKGSVSALCESALRAAHPGRTIGLYTSPHLVSFRERIRIGGRAVDADLLAACEARLRPAIERTEATFFEATTALAFLCFAEAGVDLAVVEVGLGGRLDSTNVIDPLAVAVTNVARDHTEYLGESLEEIAAEKAGVFKPGVPAITAETAPGPLDVLRRRAAEIGSPLTELDRAARIADVSLSLEGTRFRLESERWGSREVRIPLIGAHQARNAALAAELLGLLPDDVRPGWEAIEREFAEVRWAGRMQVERIRGGTWIFDVAHNPAGVQALCDTLDQVAFDHPLIVIAAILADKEWDEMLPPLLARADAAILTTAPTAPEGRRWDPEHVARSLDAQIPIRVIPDLPAALMRAETMAPYGTALVTGSVHTVGDALAELGIPIV